A single genomic interval of Bacillus sp. es.036 harbors:
- a CDS encoding uroporphyrinogen-III synthase, whose product MGLKDKRIAVTGGRKGEEIRTLIEKQGGKAFIRPAQGTVFTNAAHVVQSIQEIIENPPQLVIFTTGMGEKRMAELAEANGLGKPYEQLLRTVPIAVRGTKTFQHFKQKGITPGTVADRGTIHQLEESLAIENQSIALQMHGENVPTFIKTLEQANNTVRTIYPYEHTPPEEAVVEQLVEEMESGLLDAVAFTSAIQVRYFFDYVENKKKKNAILSLLNDEILPVAVGEVTEEHLKERGVKRVLTPTTPRMGAMVMAMSKYYQE is encoded by the coding sequence ATGGGACTTAAGGATAAAAGGATTGCCGTAACGGGTGGGCGAAAGGGAGAAGAGATCCGCACACTTATCGAAAAACAGGGTGGAAAAGCGTTCATTCGCCCCGCGCAGGGAACCGTCTTTACAAACGCGGCGCATGTTGTTCAATCGATACAAGAAATCATTGAAAACCCTCCACAATTAGTGATTTTTACAACAGGTATGGGCGAAAAGAGAATGGCTGAGCTTGCGGAAGCAAACGGTCTAGGGAAGCCTTATGAACAGCTACTTCGAACAGTTCCGATTGCCGTTCGAGGTACGAAAACATTCCAGCATTTTAAGCAAAAAGGCATTACACCTGGAACAGTAGCGGATCGGGGGACGATCCATCAACTTGAAGAATCACTCGCGATCGAAAATCAATCCATTGCTCTTCAAATGCATGGAGAGAATGTGCCAACGTTTATTAAAACGCTTGAGCAAGCAAATAATACCGTTCGAACGATTTATCCATACGAGCACACGCCTCCTGAAGAAGCGGTGGTCGAACAATTGGTTGAGGAGATGGAAAGTGGGTTACTTGATGCGGTGGCATTTACAAGCGCCATCCAGGTTCGGTACTTTTTTGACTATGTTGAAAATAAGAAAAAGAAAAACGCGATCCTGTCTCTTTTAAATGATGAGATTCTTCCTGTAGCCGTTGGGGAAGTAACGGAAGAACACCTTAAAGAGCGCGGAGTTAAGCGCGTCTTAACACCAACCACACCACGTATGGGCGCGATGGTGATGGCCATGTCCAAGTATTATCAGGAATAG
- a CDS encoding Rieske 2Fe-2S domain-containing protein, translating into MPVQAVKINVGRTRDHIPGFGRAIDLLQLSIAIFCLPDGTFRALHNRCPKGGPIVNGEMSGRFITCLDHQCCIDLFTGSLQSALNSKVETFPVEVEDGFIYVTLE; encoded by the coding sequence ATGCCGGTTCAAGCTGTCAAAATCAATGTCGGAAGAACACGTGATCACATTCCTGGTTTTGGTCGTGCAATTGATTTACTCCAGCTATCCATTGCGATATTTTGTCTGCCGGATGGCACGTTTCGAGCGCTTCATAACCGTTGTCCTAAGGGCGGGCCCATCGTGAATGGAGAAATGTCGGGGCGATTTATTACGTGCCTCGACCACCAGTGTTGCATTGATCTCTTTACAGGGAGTCTTCAATCAGCTCTTAACAGCAAGGTCGAAACGTTTCCGGTCGAAGTTGAGGATGGGTTTATTTATGTCACGCTAGAATAG
- a CDS encoding DUF3243 domain-containing protein, which translates to MAEKDPKQAAAHMSEDKKDDIMQNFKTFKDYLGDQVHKGEKLGLGEEGLSKGAKRVADYLAKHEEPRNREEKVLNELWNVANEEERQHMSHVLVKLADQTN; encoded by the coding sequence ATGGCAGAGAAAGATCCAAAACAAGCAGCAGCACATATGAGTGAGGATAAGAAAGATGATATTATGCAGAACTTCAAAACCTTCAAAGACTACCTCGGTGACCAGGTTCATAAAGGCGAAAAACTCGGTCTTGGTGAAGAAGGATTATCAAAAGGTGCTAAGCGCGTTGCAGACTATCTAGCGAAGCATGAAGAACCACGCAACCGTGAAGAAAAAGTATTAAATGAACTATGGAACGTAGCAAACGAGGAAGAACGTCAGCATATGTCTCACGTTCTCGTGAAACTCGCTGATCAAACAAATTAA